A stretch of Labrus bergylta chromosome 19, fLabBer1.1, whole genome shotgun sequence DNA encodes these proteins:
- the pou2f2a gene encoding POU domain, class 2, transcription factor 2, producing MFVPLPVPFVFQRTASDFSAWRLKSSLAPRSSPDIRMSKAAEEEKPGADYPGDSSDSDRNSPDHKVQLMKTSPYSMSPTLAGSKVKNEEISEMTHSAAAPPSQQQQQQQQQQQLQQQQQQLQQQQQQQQQQQQQQQQQQQQQQHHHTQMMLAGSQLAGLAALLPAQQQLLLQQAQAQLLAAAVQQSNAAHAAHAAHAAAQQQANQQQQQQQIQSQSQQQQAKQEQTVQAPQLTLSQPIQLTAQDIQQLLQLQQLVLMPGHPLQSPAQFLLSQPAQAQQTQQGLLSTPNLIQLPQQSPGALLTTPPRLGLQAQREKSSDGVCGSSSSAGSLASGGSSSVGVVTSVGATSASSSSMASSLASGLTPGGHGGHGAHMGEEPSDLEELEQFARTFKQRRIKLGFTQGDVGVAMGKLYGNDFSQTTISRFEALNLSFKNMCKLKPLLEKWLGDAETMAVDSMLPSPSSLSSPLLGMEGLPGRRRKKRTSIETNVRVALERNFNMNQKPTSEEILLMAEQLNMEKEVIRVWFCNRRQKEKRINPSSSTTPPLPSQTSPIVTHKASCYSPHMISSQGLSQVPTSLSTTAASSSPSASCPMTPVSSAAVGSTSSAVTPPPHSTASPAPQSLATHGLNTGNTMMGVSTGMNPALIGSNPLATMQALAASGGQLSISGLDGGAGHMLLGGPGGPVVSSSLCQSLFLNRPTLLPMVTGSMATASTPTLSLVSGGIGACGLRPSFSQTPPSGASDLMSPTSCPEESASPCSSPASFCSFSEASPPPLGGAMAE from the exons atatcaggatgtctaaagcagcagaggaggagaagccTGGGGCTGACTATCCAGGGGACAGCTCag ACTCAGACAGAAACAGCCCTGATCACAAG GTCCAGCTGATGAAAACCAGCCCCTACAGCATGTCTCCCACACTGGCTGGAAGCAAG GTAAAGAATGAAGAGATCTCTGAGATGACCCACAGCGCTGCTGCTCCTCCctcccaacaacaacaacaacaacaacaacaacagcaactacagcaacaacaacagcaactacaacagcaacaacaacaacaacaacaacagcagcaacaacaacaacagcagcagcagcagcaacaacaccACCACACACAGATGATGCTGGCCGGCAGTCAGCTAGCAGGG CTTGCCGCTCTCCTCCCggctcagcagcagctcctcctccagcaggcTCAGGCTCAGCTCCTGGCGGCCGCAGTTCAGCAGTCAAACGCTGCCCATGCTGCTCACGCCGCCCATGCAGCAGCGCAGCAACAAGCcaaccagcagcaacagcagcagcagatccaATCACAATCCCAGCAGCAGCAAGCCAAACAGGAGCAAACAGTACAAGCACCGCAGCTGACCCTGTCGCAGCCAATCCAGCTCACTGCACAG GACATCCAACAGTTGttgcagctccagcagctggTCCTGATGCCGGGTCATCCTCTCCAGTCTCCGGCCCAGTTCCTCCTGTCTCAGCCAGCACAGGCACAGCAGACGCAGCAGG GTTTGCTCTCGACACCAAATCTGATCCAGCTACCTCAGCAAAGCCCAGGGGCGCTACTGACAACCCCTCCTCGTCTGGGCCTCCAAGCACAG AGGGAGAAGAGCAGTGATGGGGTCTgtggaagcagcagcagcgccgGCTCTCTCGCCTCAGGCGGCAGCAGCAGTGTTGGCGTTGTGACGTCTGTGGGAGCTACTTCAGCCTCCAGCAGCTCCATGGCCTCCTCGCTGGCGTCCGGTTTGACTCCTGGAGGTCATGGGGGTCACGGGGCTCACATGGGGGAGGAGCCCAGCgacctggaggagctggagcagtTTGCCCGCACCTTCAAACAACGACGCATTAAGCTGGGATTCACCCAG gGAGACGTTGGCGTGGCGATGGGCAAACTGTATGGCAATGACTTCAGCCAGACCACCATCTCTCGATTTGAGGCCCTCAACCTGAGCTTTAAGAACATGTGCAAGCTGAAACCTCTGCTCGAGAAGTGGCTGGGTGACGCAG AAACCATGGCGGTCGACAGCATGCTGCCCAGcccgtcctctctctcctcccccttgTTGGGCATGGAGGGTCTACCCGGCCGACGCAGGAAGAAACGCACCAGCATCGAGACCAACGTGCGAGTGGCCTTAGAGCGCAACTTCAACATG AACCAGAAGCCTACCTCGGAGGAGATCCTGCTCATGGCCGAGCAGCTCAACATGGAGAAGGAGGTGATCCGCGTTTGGTTCTGCAACCGCCGGCAGAAAGAGAAGCGCATCAACCCCTCCAGCAGCACCACCCCTCCCCTGCCCAGCCAGACCTCGCCCATTGTGACGCACAAAGCCTCCTGCTACAGCCCACACATG atATCGAGTCAGGGTCTGTCCCAGGTCCCCACCAGCCTCAGCACAACAG ctgccagctcctctccttcagcctcctgccCCATGACTCCCGTCAGCTCGGCTGCAGTGGGCTCCACCTCTTCTGCTGTGACCCCGCCCCCTCACAGCACAGCCAGCCCCGCCCCTCAGAGCCTCGCCACCCACGGGCTCAACACAGG GAACACAATGATGGGAGTAAGCACAGGGATGAACCCGGCCCTCATTGGCAGCAATCCCTTGGCTACCAtgcaag CTCTGGCAGCAAGCGGCGGTCAGCTGTCCATCTCCGGCCTGGATGGGGGAGCGGGTCACATGCTCCTGGGCGGACCTGGGGGTCCAGTTGTCTCTTCTTCCCTCTGCCAGTCTCTTTTCCTCAACCGCCCCACCCTCCTCCCCATGGTGACCGGTTCCATGGCGACAGCCTCCACGCCCACCTTAAGTCTGGTCAGCGGCGGCATTGGTGCTTGCGGCCTGAGGCCCTCCTTCTCCCAAACTCCGCCGTCCGGTGCCAGCGACCTCATGAGCCCGACCTCCTGCCCCGAGGAGTCCGCGTCTCCTTGTTCAAGTCCCGCCTCTTTCTGTTCCTTCAGCGAAGCCTCGCCACCGCCCCTGGGAGGGGCGATGGCCGAGTGA